In the genome of Colwellia sp. PAMC 21821, the window CCCGTATATTTCCCTAATGAATACCGTTAAAGTTACAGGATTAAAAGAAAAAGTATTCATCAAGAAGAGCACTATGGCACTCCCTATCCTTTATTCGTTAAGAAACTGCCCTTATGCAATGCGCGCACGTATTGCTATTTTTAAGTCGCATCAACCAGTTGCGTTGCGCGATGTGGTGTTAAGTAATAAACCGCCAGAAATGATTTTAGCTTCCCCAAAAGCTACTGTACCTATTTTAGTGTTAAATGAAGAAAGTGAAATTGTTACCAGCGTTGCTAGCGAAGCAGGTACAAAAGGCAAAATTATTGATGAAAGCCTAGATGTTATGTTGTGGGCGCTGCATGAATCGGATCCTCATGATTTACTTCATCATGAAACGCCTGAAACGTTAGCACAAATGTTAAGCTTTATTACTGAGTTTGATGTTGAATTTAAACGCTGCTTGGAAGCTTATAAATGTGCAAAGCGTTATCATGAAAGCAATATTATTGAATGTAGAACTGCATGCGAGCATTATATTTTGCAGCTTGAGGCAAGATTAGCGCAGCATGATTTTTTAACGTCATCACGAGAAAGCTTACTCGATATAGCGCTGCTACCGTTTATTCGTCAATTTGCGCGTATAGAGCGCCAGTGGTACTTGCAATCGCCGTATCCCAACTTAAAAAAATGGTTAAATCGTTATTTACAAAGTTCAATGTTTACTAAGGTAATGGCGAAACATCCATTATGGCTAGATAGTGGTGAGGAAGTGATTTTTGTTGGTCAGTAAAATAAATGGTTTAAGTGGTCGTTAGATGAGTTTAGCGATGGACATATTCTTTTGGTTATTCATTGATACTATATTGGGTTTTATATTTTATTTTACCGGCTGTTTAATACTTAAAATAATCACTTTGGGCCAGTGTAAAGTTAGGTTTAAGAATTTTGCAGCTTTTAAGGCGAGTAAATCTGCAAAAAGAAACTTCATTTGTCTGTTAGGAATATCTTTTTACATAATCTTAATTTTCTTAGTCGCTTATTTAAGTAATTAAATAATAACGAGCTATTAAATTGGACAAATTGAGCTAGCAGATTATATTTAACGTAGACATATTAATGCCCTTTATCTGGGCTTTCCAAGGAGGATTCAATATGGAACCCAATTATTCAGCGTATTCTTTAGATGAACTTAGAGAAGCTTTAACTCAAATAGACTCAGAAGCTTTCCCCGAAAATGCAGATAACCTTCGTCAGGAATTAAATAAAAGGCAGTCGTCAGTTCCTGAAGCGATTTCAGTTGATAATTTCGACTACAATGAAAAGTTTTATGCTTGTCCAAATTGTGAAGTAAAAATTGGCTTTTTTTCTAAAGAAATGAATAAATGGAGCAAGGATAAAACGTGCCCTCATTGTGGAAAGCCCTATGTTGTTAAATCAGATTTAAAATTTCTCGCTTACCTTTTTATTCCGGTGATGGTTGCCCATTTTCTGCTGCTTAAACCTATTTTACTGACTTTAGGTGTTAATGGTGCTTTCAGTACCGGTATTTTGTCAGGTTTAATTGTTGTTTTATCAATTCGGCTTCAGAGAGTGAGAAGTAACGATAACGTTTAGTGCCGCGATAATCATTGCGCGTTGATGACCGTATTATGCTGCTGGAAAAAGGTCTCAGTGAATAATGTTAACTTAATTTATGATGGGTTCGTGACGTGTTAATGACAGCTTTAAGAGACATTTAATAACGCGCATTACACCGTTATATTATTCAATATGAGTGCACTTTTAAATGTTTGAATAGCAAATGTAGAAGCGAGCTGACAATAAAGCAACTCACTTCTCTATTAGCTAACTTAAGCATTTATAATAAATGGCTAGATATTATTTTTGATACTTCCAGCATTGATGTTTTACCAGAAAACTCGAATCTCACTTTACCGATCGCCGAAAAATATATTTCTAATTCAGAATCAAGATCAAAGGTGCCTGATGTTTCAATAGAGTAGGCTACAATGTTTTTGTAGGGTAGTGAGGTAAAGTCTTTTTTGCTACCAGTAATACCTTGAACATTAACCGCTATTATTCTTTTGGTGGTAAATACCACGCCGTCTCGCATAGTTTTATATGCGTCTACTATTTGCTCATCTTCTAACAGTAAGTCTGTTACTTTTTCTGCGTAGTCAATATCTTGTTTAAGTTTAAAAAAACCTTTGTTTTCAAAATCAATCATTGAACATCCTTAGGTAGTAAATAGTAGTACTGAACGGTTGATAACCGCGTTTATAGATCTTGAGTTAATTGAATAGATGTAAGTAATTGAAATTTAATTGACTTACATTACTCATTCAACTTTACTCAATGCTTGTATAGCAGTTTACTTAAGTGCGTTATTTTTACAAGCGCAATGCGAGGTCGCTGTTATTCTTGCGTGAAACACTAGTGTATAACTAAAGCTGTAACTAACCCTGACGATTAAACGGGGATCGTTAAGCTTTAAAAGTACAACCCTTAATGGCGTAAATAATGGCGTAAATTCTTACGACTAAAACCAATACTTAGGGTAATGCCTGAGTGGGTTTTTAGATAAGTTATTTATGACTAAAGCTATGACTAATAAAATTAGGGTCCCAATGGCAACCGGAGTCACAACAAAGTAATAACCTGCACTGTGAAGCTCTGTACTACCAATAACGGCAATTAAAGCGGTTGCTCCACCTGGAGGATGCAATGTGCGCGTAAAGTGCATAGCTACAATTGACAATGACACCGCTAGTGCACCCAGTAATGCGATATCCAAGGTTAAATACTTTTGCAAAGACACGCCGATAAAAGCCGATATTATATGGCCGCCAATCAGGTTTCTTGGTTGAGAGAAGTCAGCTTGAGGCGCGCCATAAATGAGTACTGCAGATGCGCCGAACGAACCGACAAGAAACATGCTTTTTAAAACATCAACTTCTGTAAGGCTACTCAAAATAGCGACAAAATACATACTTAGAAATGCGCCTAGCCAAGACCATGCAACCTTTGAAATTGGCACTCTAGGGGGACAGCTATCGCTAGCTTTCATTCGTGAAAAAACGACTTTTATCATAATAAAAAATATGTCCGTTAAACTTTTAATTATGGCGACTTAACTAATTATTGAATGCTATTGGCATTATTAATCTATTTAGTTTCCATGGTGGCGTGCCACATATCGCATATTGCGACAATATCGCTTATTGCCTGATGTTTGTTGATAGTAGATACCGACACTAACTGACTAAAGTCGTTAGTGATAATTTTTTCAATACCTTTAACTTGAGATAACCTTTGATAAAAAATGTCTTCATCGGCCTGACACTTAAATATCGCTCCTGATATTTTAATTTCTGTGCTCATTGAGCTCAACCCTGTCAGTTTGTTTATAAAATGTAATGCTTACAGCTCACATTACACAACGTCGGGTAATGTCGCATACTGGGTTAACCATTGAAAATAATTTATCTTAGTCGTTTGTACAATTTGTTATTAGTAATAATTTGTAATCAGGCGCTGACACGCGATTAAGGTGGTTTGTTTTACTTACAAGAATTTCGCTTAAAACTGTTAATTTTAGTGATAAAAAAAGTCCACATCTAGCGGCTAGGTGTGGACTTAATAAGTCAAAATTTTGTGGCTGTATTTACTTGCCCATTATTTGTTGATTATTTGTTGATTATTTTTTAATTCATTGTTTTTCATATATCGCGAAACTAAGCGCCGGCATTTCAATGGTCTGAATATCTTTGCTTGATTGTGTCAATTTGCTTTCACCAACAACTAATCGATAACGTTCACCTTGCAGCGCAATATTAGCTTTTGCTGGCTTATCAGCAGTATTAAAAGCAATTAACATTTCTGAGTTTTGTTCAGCTGAACTTGTATTTTCATGATCAGCAGCTAAGGTACGAGTAATGGCAAAAATAGCATTGTCATCGGCTTGATATACCGTTTTTTGCTCTCCTCGACGTAGTGCTGGATATTGATAAAAAACATCAGCGTATTGCGCGAAGCTTTGGTAAATAGGGTGCTGAGTATCAAAGTTATCGTCAGCGGTTGTAGCGTCTGTGGCTAATAAGTCATCGTCATTATAACTAGCAACTAATGAGGGCATCATGTCTTGTCGAGACGCTTGGTCACCGCCATCACCGACAAAACCTTGTTCGTCACCGTAATAAATAATTGGTACACCACGCATAAAATAGGTCATGGCATGTGCCAGTAAAGTTCGTTTAACCATTTGTGCTTCACTGTAATTAAACTCGCTTTGTTTTAGCATATAAGCAAAGCGTCCCATGTCGTGATTACCCGTAAAGTTCATTAACTGGTTAGCGTTGCTGTCATGGTCCAAGTAATCAACATCATTGGCAAAAAGTGTCGCTAATGATTTCGTGCCTTTTTGTTCAATTAAGCTTTGCACCATGGCACTTTGAAAACCAAAATCTAATACTGACTGCATATTGCCGGCAGTGGTGTATTCACTTAACTCTTTACTCGTAAAACTATAAACTTCGCCGAACATAAAAAAGTTCACAATGCCAAGGCTTTGTGCGTGATTAACTAAGGCTGGAGAAAACTCAGCCCAAAAATCAGTATTTACATGCTTAACGGTATCAATGCGAAAGCCGTCAGGCTTAAATTCAGTGATAAGGTTTTTAAAGATATCGATCATACCTGCTAGTACTTCAGGATTGTTGGTATCGATATCGTCAAGGCCAGCGAAATCACCACGTTTTGAGCTTTCGCCTTGCCAGAAAGAGTCACCCTGATTATGGTAATACTTTGGATCGTTTAACCAAGCTGGGGTTTTTAATTGTTCGTGACCCTTTGGAATAACGGTTGTGTATTTATCGCCGCTTGCCACTTGCTCTGCTGATTTAAATGGGCAGCCTTTATCAGATTTAACTAGCCACTGAAGACCATCTTCACCATGGCATTCAACGTACTTAATAACATCAGCGGTGTGGTTTGTAATAATATCGAAATAAATTTTAATGTTTTCAGCATGAGCACTGCTAATAAGATCTTTTAAATCGTCATTACTCCCCAAGTGCGGGTCAATTTCAGTAAAATCTAAGACCCAATAACCGTGATAGCCTGAACTGTCAGCTTGCATGGCTTGGTTACGTAAAATAGGCGTTAACCAAATGGCAGAAATGCCCAGCTCTTTTAAATAAGGGAGTTTATCTTTTAACCCTTGAATATCACCGCCATGAAACATGCCTTTGTTGGTTTTATCAAGTCCGCCAGCAGAAATAGGCTGGGTTTTTGAACCTAAGTCATTATCGGTATCGCCGTTATTAAAGCGATCTGGCATGACAAAATAAAACACTTCTTCTTGCACATCGCGCTCAAGGTAATGCGGTAGATCTGCAGCGGTTTTATAGTGTTTTTTGGTGTTGGTTTGCCCTAATTTTCCATGTACCCCTGCAACTGGTGTAGGTTCAACATGTGTATCATCGCTTATTTTATCACTGCCACAACCGGCGAAAACCAATGTTGTAAAGGTTGATAATAGTAATGCGGATAGTTTGTTCTTTTTAAACATATTTTTTATCCAATGTTAGTTGATTTTAGTCAGTTTTAGTCAGTTTCAGCCAGTTTTAGACAATGTTAACTAATTTAATTTCGGTTAGTTCGAGGTCGAGCAATGTTCATTGCTGTCGCTAGTTCAGTAACCGAATCAATTTGATCAAACGCTTCTACAGTCACGGGTAATTTTTGTAGCCAATTAGGATGCTCATCTATGGTGCCAGGAATATTGACCTGTTCAACGACTTCTAAAACATCTTCAAGCGGAATTAATTGAATATGACTTGGCGCTTTTGCCATATATTTTTGCACGCCAAGGGTTAGTTCTCGGTTCATTGTTGCAGGAGCTTGCACAGGTGCTTTACTGCTATCAATGACGTTAAGGTCATCTAAAGCATCAAGTAACAACTGTCGATCTTTAATTCGGCTATTACGCTCCTGCTGGCCCATTTCTTCGTTTGGATAAAGCTGAAGTTTTTGACGCCACTCAAGATCTTTGCCTGTCCACCAGCCCGCAAGTGTTGGTAAGTCGTGGGTTGATACTGTCACCATAGATTGCGCAGGGTAAAGCTCTGGACGCATAAAAAATCCTGAATCCCAACGTTCAAAAAATAGAACTTTGTACGATAACAAGCCCGCACGTGCCATTATTTCGCCAAAGCCATCGGGCACAGTACCCAAATCTTCACCTATAACAACACAGTTATTACGGCGAGACTCTAACGCTATAATACGTAAAATATCTTCTAGTGGAAAAGTGATATAGACACCTTGATCGGCTTTCATGCCGGGTGCTACCCAGTACTGACGCATTAATCCCAAAATATGATCGATGCGCAATGCACCGGCATACTGCATATTGCTGCGCAGAGCTTTAACAAGTGGTTGATAACCTTGTTTTTGTAGTGCAACAGGATTAATAGGCGTAAGTCCCCAATCTTGTCCTATGGTATTCATCGCGTCAGGAGGTGCGCCAACGGCTGCGCCAGCAACATAAACATCTTTATCTGACCAAACATCTACACCTGAGCCGTCACAACCCACGGCTAAATCAAGATACAAGCCGATAGGCATTCCTGCTGTTTTTGTTTGCTTGGCAATCGCCTTTAATTGCTCATGAGCTAACCATTGTACAAAACTAAAGTAGTTAATACGGCTTGCGTATTCTTGTTGAAAAGCTTTTACCTCAACGCTGTCAGGTGTTTGAAATTCTGTTGGCCAATCTGGCCAGCCATACGCGTTAGCGTCAGTTTTTCTAAAGTGTTCGTAAAGTGCTTCAAAAGTTGCTAACTGTAATAACTCATTGCCTTGGCTATTTTTAAAGTCAGTAAATTGGCTATACTCATCGGGCTTTTTCGTCATAAAGTCTTGAAATAATATCTCTAAAATTTCAAATTTAACATCGGCAACAGCAGGGTAGTCAATTAATTTTGTTTGTTTAGCGTAAGCTATTTTGTCTTGAATTTCTTCGCTGTTGAAGCGCGCCTGTGCTGCTTGGCAAGCAGCAAAGTTAGGGACTTGTTTAAGGTCAATATACAAGGTATTTAAAAAACAACGGCTAGTGGGAGAATAAGGGCTGCGATGTGCCGGGTTATTTTGATATAACGGGTGCAATGGATTTAAACCGATGGCAGACGCTTGTTGTTTGGCTGATAGTTCAACCAGTTTAGCCAAATCACCAAAGTCACCCATGCCCAAGTTATCTGCACTGGTTAATGAGTATAATTGTGCGGCATAACCCCACATTTTATCACTTGAAGCTTCTTGTGGGCTAAAACACGTTTGTGGCGCACATATCAGCGGACAAGTTGCACTACTTTCGCCGTAATGCAGCGTTAATTGATGATAACCTTCAACTAAAATCGGTAATACTAGAGCATATTTGCTAAATGATGCATCGCTGAATGTGGCAGTATCTAGCAGGGTTAACGCTTTTAAGGCTATGCTGTCGCTAACGGTATCACCTGACTCCAGAGTAATTACCCAGCTCAGTTCAGCTATTGCAGAGTCGGCAATACTTACGGTTAGTTGATGTTGCTCGGCTTCAAGTTCTGCAATATGTGCTGGTGGTAGCATGTTGCGCCAAGACTTTTGCTCTAACTCAGTAATACTGGTTGCGATCTTTTTATCACATGAAAGATCATAACCCATAGCATTAAGTAACGAGTACCTCGCCTCATCCTTGGCATAAACTTGTTCGCCAAATGAATTGGTATAAGTTGCATGAAAGCCAACCAGTTCTGCAAGTTTCTCAATTAAATTCATTCTATGTTTCTCTCTGCTTATCGCCTTGCACTTGTGTGCTAGCGTTATTATTTTTAAAAGTAGACTCTGATAGCACAGAGGCGATAATAATTCGTGTTGTAGATATTTTTATTTGTTTATCGCAACTGGATTTTAAATCGGCAAAAAATGCGCTTTTAAAAAACTGATGCACGGTCATTCATTTTTCTCGAATAACCTTTATGTATAACAGTACAAGGCAAATTAGCTGTTAATGGCTCAGCCAATAAACAGCTAAATTTAAGTTAACCGCTGGCGCTATTTACTGACAGTTAAGTGCCAAATGTTTTGCACATAATCTTCAATAGAACGATCTGAGTTAAATTTACCCATAAGTGCAGTATTTAATATTGCCATTTTTGCCCATTGACTTGGATTTCTATAAGCCTTGTCTAATGCGATTTGCGCATCTGCATAGCTTTGAAAATCAGCCAACACTTTGTAAGGATCGCCACCCGCTAAAAAGCTTTCTTTAATCGCCGATAATTCACCCGGATTACCAGGGGTAAAGTAATCAGTGTCCAACCAATCTAAACAAGCGCGAATCTCGGCGTTGTTCTGGTAGTATTGGTAAGAATTATAACCTTGTGTATCCAAGGCTTTAACTTCATCGACGGTTAAACCGAAAATAAAGATGTTGTCATCGCCAACTTCTTCAGCAATTTCGATATTGGCACCATCAAGCGTGCCGATAGTGACTGCGCCATTAAGGGCTAACTTCATGTTACCAGTGCCAGAAGCTTCTTTACCTGCGGTTGATATTTGCTCAGAAACATCAGCTGCAGGAATGATTTTTTCCGCTAAACTGACACGATAATTAGGTAAAAACACCACTTTAAGCTTGTCTTGTATGCGTGCATCGTTGTTGATTTTTTCAGCGATTTTATTCGTCGCGTAAATAATCTCTTTTGCTAGCTTGTAACCCGGAGCCGCTTTAGCGCCAAAGATAAAAACACGAGGTTGCATATCTAGCTCAGGATTAGCTAATAGCTGTCGGTATAGCGAAATAATGTGTAGGAGATTTAAATGCTGACGTTTGTATTCATGCAAACGTTTAATTTGCACGTCGAAAATAGCATCAGGACTGACCGTAACACCGGTAAGTTTTTTAATTTCTTTCGTCAAGGCAATTTTGTTTTGTTGCTTTATCGCCATAAATTGTTGTTGGAAATCAGCATCGTCAGCAAGGAATTTCAGTTCGCTTAAACTGTTGAGATCTTTTGCCCAATCACCATCAATAGTGTTATCAAGCAAGTTGGCTAATAAAGGATTACACGCTTTTAACCAACGGCGAGGAGTAATGCCGTTAGTCACATTGGTTAATTTTGTCGGCCATAATTGATCAAATTCTGGAAATAGGTCTTGTTTTACCAGGTCAGAATGAATTTGCGCTACGCCGTTCACTCTATGTGCAGTAACAACACAAAGGTGAGCCATGCGAACTTTAGGTTCATGACCCTCTTCAATCAATGATAAGCGAGCGCGCATGTCATCATTATTTGGCCAAAGCGCATTAACCTCATTGTTTAAGAAGGCTTCGTTAATGCGGTATAAAATACTTAAGTGGCGAGGTAGTACGCGCTGAAATAAAGCCACTGACCATTTTTCTAAAGCTTCAGGCAATAAAGTATGGTTTGTGTAGGCAAATACTTTTTGGCAGATCGCCCAAGCACTATCCCAATCAACATGATGGTTATCAATCAGCGTACGCATTAATTCTAAAATAGCGATAGTAGGGTGGGTATCGTTTAACTGAATAGCCACTTTTTCACAGAACGTTTGCCAATTACGCTGCTCTGAAAGCGCGCCATATTGGTTTTCAAAACGGGCAATAATGTCTTGTACTGAACATGCGCAGAAGAAATACTGCTGAACAAAGCGCAGCTCTTTACCGGCATCATGTTCGTCATTTGGATAAAGTACTTTCGATACGGTTTCAGCAGCTACTTGTTGTTGGTGTGCTTGTAAATAATCACCATGATTGAATGTATCCCAATCAAAAGCGTTATCGGCACGACAC includes:
- the malQ gene encoding 4-alpha-glucanotransferase — protein: MNLIEKLAELVGFHATYTNSFGEQVYAKDEARYSLLNAMGYDLSCDKKIATSITELEQKSWRNMLPPAHIAELEAEQHQLTVSIADSAIAELSWVITLESGDTVSDSIALKALTLLDTATFSDASFSKYALVLPILVEGYHQLTLHYGESSATCPLICAPQTCFSPQEASSDKMWGYAAQLYSLTSADNLGMGDFGDLAKLVELSAKQQASAIGLNPLHPLYQNNPAHRSPYSPTSRCFLNTLYIDLKQVPNFAACQAAQARFNSEEIQDKIAYAKQTKLIDYPAVADVKFEILEILFQDFMTKKPDEYSQFTDFKNSQGNELLQLATFEALYEHFRKTDANAYGWPDWPTEFQTPDSVEVKAFQQEYASRINYFSFVQWLAHEQLKAIAKQTKTAGMPIGLYLDLAVGCDGSGVDVWSDKDVYVAGAAVGAPPDAMNTIGQDWGLTPINPVALQKQGYQPLVKALRSNMQYAGALRIDHILGLMRQYWVAPGMKADQGVYITFPLEDILRIIALESRRNNCVVIGEDLGTVPDGFGEIMARAGLLSYKVLFFERWDSGFFMRPELYPAQSMVTVSTHDLPTLAGWWTGKDLEWRQKLQLYPNEEMGQQERNSRIKDRQLLLDALDDLNVIDSSKAPVQAPATMNRELTLGVQKYMAKAPSHIQLIPLEDVLEVVEQVNIPGTIDEHPNWLQKLPVTVEAFDQIDSVTELATAMNIARPRTNRN
- a CDS encoding PH domain-containing protein; the protein is MIDFENKGFFKLKQDIDYAEKVTDLLLEDEQIVDAYKTMRDGVVFTTKRIIAVNVQGITGSKKDFTSLPYKNIVAYSIETSGTFDLDSELEIYFSAIGKVRFEFSGKTSMLEVSKIISSHLL
- a CDS encoding glutathione S-transferase; amino-acid sequence: MALPILYSLRNCPYAMRARIAIFKSHQPVALRDVVLSNKPPEMILASPKATVPILVLNEESEIVTSVASEAGTKGKIIDESLDVMLWALHESDPHDLLHHETPETLAQMLSFITEFDVEFKRCLEAYKCAKRYHESNIIECRTACEHYILQLEARLAQHDFLTSSRESLLDIALLPFIRQFARIERQWYLQSPYPNLKKWLNRYLQSSMFTKVMAKHPLWLDSGEEVIFVGQ
- a CDS encoding alpha-amylase family glycosyl hydrolase, with translation MFKKNKLSALLLSTFTTLVFAGCGSDKISDDTHVEPTPVAGVHGKLGQTNTKKHYKTAADLPHYLERDVQEEVFYFVMPDRFNNGDTDNDLGSKTQPISAGGLDKTNKGMFHGGDIQGLKDKLPYLKELGISAIWLTPILRNQAMQADSSGYHGYWVLDFTEIDPHLGSNDDLKDLISSAHAENIKIYFDIITNHTADVIKYVECHGEDGLQWLVKSDKGCPFKSAEQVASGDKYTTVIPKGHEQLKTPAWLNDPKYYHNQGDSFWQGESSKRGDFAGLDDIDTNNPEVLAGMIDIFKNLITEFKPDGFRIDTVKHVNTDFWAEFSPALVNHAQSLGIVNFFMFGEVYSFTSKELSEYTTAGNMQSVLDFGFQSAMVQSLIEQKGTKSLATLFANDVDYLDHDSNANQLMNFTGNHDMGRFAYMLKQSEFNYSEAQMVKRTLLAHAMTYFMRGVPIIYYGDEQGFVGDGGDQASRQDMMPSLVASYNDDDLLATDATTADDNFDTQHPIYQSFAQYADVFYQYPALRRGEQKTVYQADDNAIFAITRTLAADHENTSSAEQNSEMLIAFNTADKPAKANIALQGERYRLVVGESKLTQSSKDIQTIEMPALSFAIYEKQ
- a CDS encoding HPP family protein; protein product: MKVVFSRMKASDSCPPRVPISKVAWSWLGAFLSMYFVAILSSLTEVDVLKSMFLVGSFGASAVLIYGAPQADFSQPRNLIGGHIISAFIGVSLQKYLTLDIALLGALAVSLSIVAMHFTRTLHPPGGATALIAVIGSTELHSAGYYFVVTPVAIGTLILLVIALVINNLSKNPLRHYPKYWF
- a CDS encoding glycogen/starch/alpha-glucan phosphorylase, producing the protein MVTKTKTSTNTQSSTKNKTQSITVAEISQRIEHHLKFTLDEQINVDQKPAYWRATSLALNDIIVEKLQNTKARQQQSEVKSVNYLSLEYLMGRLLSNNLHNLGLYTNTEKPLKTMGFELADLCEQGADLALGNGGLGRLAACFLDSLATLDYNAMGYGVHYQHGLFKQSFADGQQIETPDMWREFGSPWEICRPESSQTIPLYGHIEEVAQANGTIKPVWHAGKSLKGVPWDVPIVGYNSDTVNALRLWECRADNAFDWDTFNHGDYLQAHQQQVAAETVSKVLYPNDEHDAGKELRFVQQYFFCACSVQDIIARFENQYGALSEQRNWQTFCEKVAIQLNDTHPTIAILELMRTLIDNHHVDWDSAWAICQKVFAYTNHTLLPEALEKWSVALFQRVLPRHLSILYRINEAFLNNEVNALWPNNDDMRARLSLIEEGHEPKVRMAHLCVVTAHRVNGVAQIHSDLVKQDLFPEFDQLWPTKLTNVTNGITPRRWLKACNPLLANLLDNTIDGDWAKDLNSLSELKFLADDADFQQQFMAIKQQNKIALTKEIKKLTGVTVSPDAIFDVQIKRLHEYKRQHLNLLHIISLYRQLLANPELDMQPRVFIFGAKAAPGYKLAKEIIYATNKIAEKINNDARIQDKLKVVFLPNYRVSLAEKIIPAADVSEQISTAGKEASGTGNMKLALNGAVTIGTLDGANIEIAEEVGDDNIFIFGLTVDEVKALDTQGYNSYQYYQNNAEIRACLDWLDTDYFTPGNPGELSAIKESFLAGGDPYKVLADFQSYADAQIALDKAYRNPSQWAKMAILNTALMGKFNSDRSIEDYVQNIWHLTVSK